A single Fusobacterium varium DNA region contains:
- a CDS encoding Fic family protein translates to MDKLEKIYSLKNELTNRRPLSQSEIKRIRENYVIKNTYNSNAIEGNTLTEMETRVILETGITVAKKTLREHLEVKNHAEALDFIEDLKNIPLSEYDIKSIHTIILDGIDRVNAGRYRTNNVEIGGATHPVTPSYLIPEQMYDLLKWYHSEKITLNRIIEFTCKFINIHPFIDGNGRTSRLITNLELLKLGYPPITILTIDRLEYYQILDKSYYGDYTPAYDFFYDHIIKSLEEYLEYTK, encoded by the coding sequence ATGGATAAATTAGAAAAAATATATTCTTTGAAGAATGAGTTAACTAATAGACGTCCACTTTCTCAAAGCGAAATTAAGAGAATAAGAGAAAATTATGTTATAAAAAATACCTATAACTCAAATGCCATTGAGGGGAACACTCTTACTGAAATGGAAACAAGAGTTATATTGGAAACTGGTATCACTGTGGCTAAAAAAACTTTAAGAGAGCATCTTGAAGTAAAAAATCATGCTGAAGCTTTGGATTTTATAGAGGATTTAAAAAATATTCCACTTTCTGAGTATGATATAAAATCTATTCATACTATAATTTTAGATGGAATAGATAGAGTTAATGCTGGAAGATATAGAACTAACAATGTAGAAATAGGGGGAGCTACTCATCCTGTTACTCCAAGCTATCTAATTCCAGAACAAATGTATGATCTTTTAAAATGGTATCATTCAGAGAAAATTACTTTAAACAGAATAATAGAATTTACTTGTAAGTTTATTAATATTCACCCTTTTATTGATGGAAATGGAAGAACTTCAAGACTTATAACAAATCTTGAACTTTTAAAACTAGGTTATCCCCCAATAACTATTCTTACTATTGATAGACTTGAATACTACCAAATTTTGGATAAAAGCTATTATGGAGATTATACTCCTGCATATGATTTTTTCTATGATCATATTATTAAAAGTTTAGAAGAGTATTTAGAATACACAAAATAA
- a CDS encoding TolC family protein, with protein sequence MNKLLIIISSILLVSCSSVDSEKKQAIRMKSLADKENESKKYFQQYNNTLTLDRAIQLSVERNLTLKTKTIEQEIAKLDRKIAFGNFLPKVSLGYSYTMLNDKILGEAKDAGLTGLPFNINLPFNIGLETRLVDKNLSLFSVNAQMPIFVPATWFLYSARQKGENISSLTRDLTEKMIKLQTIGQYHYILALESEKEYLKQELESAKEFNKSAKIALEAEAILPWEYEGTEQIVQMREYALKQNARDLQSAKMSLMNNLDMYPLLDFQLEKPQYNEDVKIPTLEETIYESLKNSELIQIREGAEDISKDVTKIAISNFLPKIVLTGGYFNTSNAALTDPDFFMGTLGGMFSIFNGFQNVNEYKKARKNQEIAFIKREEEIMKVIFETVNAYNSLESSREERDIALKNFAVNTGRFNQKKLEKETDSIDNWEYIQGVAEFEKALSLKEKAEYKYRVSLATLNMLTGKDIFAKGEKKDEKTK encoded by the coding sequence GTGAATAAACTGCTTATAATTATCTCTTCGATTTTGCTAGTTTCTTGTAGCTCTGTGGACAGTGAAAAGAAACAAGCAATTAGAATGAAGAGTTTAGCTGATAAAGAAAATGAAAGTAAAAAATATTTTCAACAATACAACAATACATTGACTTTAGATAGAGCTATTCAATTAAGTGTTGAAAGAAACCTCACTTTAAAAACAAAGACAATTGAACAGGAGATAGCTAAATTAGATAGAAAGATAGCTTTTGGAAATTTTCTACCTAAAGTCTCTTTGGGGTATAGTTACACAATGTTAAATGATAAGATTCTGGGTGAGGCAAAAGATGCAGGTTTGACTGGTTTGCCTTTTAATATTAATCTTCCCTTTAATATTGGTTTAGAAACAAGATTGGTAGATAAAAACCTCTCTCTTTTCAGTGTAAATGCTCAAATGCCTATTTTTGTCCCTGCAACTTGGTTTTTATACAGTGCTAGACAAAAAGGTGAAAATATCTCATCTCTAACAAGAGATTTAACAGAAAAGATGATAAAACTTCAAACTATTGGACAATATCACTATATTTTAGCCCTTGAATCTGAAAAGGAGTATCTAAAACAAGAGCTAGAATCTGCCAAAGAGTTTAATAAAAGTGCTAAAATAGCTTTAGAGGCAGAGGCAATACTTCCTTGGGAATATGAGGGAACTGAGCAAATTGTCCAAATGAGAGAGTATGCTTTAAAACAAAATGCAAGAGATTTACAGTCAGCAAAGATGTCCCTTATGAATAATTTAGATATGTACCCATTATTAGATTTTCAACTTGAAAAACCTCAATACAATGAGGATGTAAAGATCCCAACATTGGAAGAAACTATCTATGAGTCTCTTAAAAATAGTGAGCTTATACAGATTAGAGAGGGAGCAGAGGATATAAGTAAAGATGTAACTAAAATTGCTATTAGCAACTTCCTACCTAAGATTGTTTTAACTGGTGGATACTTTAACACAAGTAATGCTGCCCTTACAGATCCAGACTTTTTTATGGGAACTTTAGGGGGAATGTTCTCTATTTTTAATGGTTTCCAAAATGTAAATGAGTATAAAAAAGCTAGAAAAAATCAGGAGATCGCCTTTATAAAACGTGAAGAGGAGATTATGAAAGTTATCTTTGAAACTGTAAATGCTTACAACAGTTTAGAAAGCAGCAGAGAGGAGAGAGATATCGCTCTTAAAAACTTTGCTGTAAATACAGGTAGATTTAATCAAAAGAAACTTGAAAAGGAAACTGATTCTATAGATAATTGGGAATATATTCAAGGGGTGGCTGAGTTTGAAAAGGCTCTTAGTTTAAAGGAGAAAGCAGAGTATAAATATAGAGTTTCCCTAGCTACTCTCAATATGCTAACTGGAAAAGATATTTTTGCTAAAGGAGAGAAAAAAGATGAAAAAACTAAATAG
- the moaA gene encoding GTP 3',8-cyclase MoaA — MKDSWGREIDYLRISLTESCNLRCIYCMPEGVASKVCGETLTKENIFDIVEVAVELNIKKIRLTGGEPLLRQDIVEIVQGIKDRGIEKIYITTNGILLPEKIEKLKKAGLKGVNISLDTLNGEQFNLITRGGNLERVLLGIEKALNLNLEVKINSVIMKDINENAIEGLAKLTLKNQLDVRFIELMPIGQGKKFTGISNNEIYDRLEKTFEFDRDYKEIKGVSTYYKLKNSKGNIGFISPINSCFCETCNKIRLTSDGVIKRCLNSKGNTNIKESLDKNIEKEKIKEILEQEILKKPEKHLFGKENKDEELKNMNAIGG; from the coding sequence ATGAAAGACAGCTGGGGAAGAGAGATAGACTACCTTAGAATATCCTTAACTGAAAGTTGTAATTTAAGATGTATATATTGTATGCCTGAAGGAGTTGCATCTAAAGTTTGTGGTGAAACTTTAACAAAGGAAAATATTTTTGATATTGTTGAAGTAGCTGTGGAGCTAAATATAAAAAAGATAAGGCTGACAGGTGGAGAGCCTCTTTTACGTCAAGATATAGTTGAAATTGTACAAGGAATCAAAGATAGAGGGATAGAAAAGATATATATTACAACAAATGGAATCTTATTGCCTGAAAAGATAGAAAAATTAAAAAAAGCAGGTTTAAAAGGTGTTAATATAAGTTTAGATACTTTGAATGGGGAGCAATTTAATCTTATAACAAGAGGTGGAAATTTAGAAAGAGTTTTGCTAGGGATAGAGAAAGCTTTAAATTTAAACCTTGAAGTAAAAATCAATAGTGTTATTATGAAAGATATAAATGAAAATGCTATTGAAGGACTTGCAAAATTAACATTAAAAAACCAATTAGATGTAAGATTTATTGAACTTATGCCTATTGGGCAAGGAAAGAAATTTACTGGAATAAGCAATAATGAGATATATGATAGATTGGAAAAGACTTTTGAATTTGATAGAGATTATAAAGAGATAAAGGGTGTTTCAACTTACTATAAATTAAAAAATAGTAAGGGAAATATAGGGTTTATAAGTCCTATTAACAGTTGTTTTTGTGAGACATGCAACAAGATTAGATTGACTTCAGATGGGGTAATTAAAAGATGTTTAAATAGTAAGGGAAATACAAATATCAAAGAGTCTTTAGATAAAAATATTGAAAAAGAAAAGATAAAGGAAATTTTAGAGCAGGAGATTTTAAAAAAACCTGAAAAACATCTTTTTGGCAAAGAGAATAAAGATGAAGAGTTAAAAAATATGAATGCAATAGGAGGATAA
- a CDS encoding toxin-antitoxin system YwqK family antitoxin, whose amino-acid sequence MSNKQGEKGIRKEEFFRKRMRNGLTYVEEETTPFTGIFVFKYGNGKIKEYEPFVNGIKEGVHEKFYENGNVKETNTFVNGSLNGDSIQFYENGNMKESMVFMKDKFDGEWVKYYEDGTIKTRGLFKNGSLEGNRITYYPNGVIKEIASFKNNLLHGKSKKYFESGEIELCESFENGQLNGEAIYYYENGEIKIREEYRDQEKNGRYIRYYENGSVNAIGNFKNGKLNGDWTMFYENGKLLGTAYFEDGEIKKER is encoded by the coding sequence ATGAGCAATAAACAAGGAGAAAAAGGTATTAGAAAAGAGGAGTTTTTTAGAAAAAGAATGAGAAATGGACTCACTTATGTAGAAGAGGAAACAACACCATTTACAGGAATTTTTGTTTTTAAATATGGAAATGGAAAGATAAAAGAGTATGAGCCTTTTGTTAATGGAATAAAAGAGGGAGTTCATGAAAAATTCTATGAAAATGGGAATGTCAAAGAAACTAATACTTTTGTCAATGGTAGCTTAAATGGTGATTCTATCCAGTTTTATGAAAATGGAAATATGAAAGAATCAATGGTTTTTATGAAGGATAAATTTGATGGTGAATGGGTAAAATATTATGAAGATGGAACTATTAAAACTAGAGGACTTTTTAAAAATGGATCTTTAGAGGGAAATAGAATAACTTATTACCCAAATGGAGTTATAAAGGAGATCGCCTCTTTTAAAAATAATCTACTTCATGGAAAATCTAAAAAATATTTTGAAAGTGGAGAGATTGAACTTTGTGAAAGCTTTGAAAATGGACAACTTAATGGAGAGGCTATATACTACTATGAAAATGGTGAGATAAAAATTCGTGAAGAGTATAGAGATCAAGAAAAAAATGGTAGATATATAAGATATTATGAAAATGGCTCTGTCAATGCTATTGGAAACTTTAAAAATGGCAAACTTAATGGTGACTGGACAATGTTCTATGAAAATGGTAAATTGTTAGGAACTGCATATTTTGAGGATGGAGAGATAAAAAAAGAGAGATAA
- a CDS encoding efflux RND transporter periplasmic adaptor subunit: MKKLNSKILIVAAAMLLVAGCGKSDKVEEVVRPVKVVVAGGEQTTEDIVFSGITVPSKETILSFKIAGPVANINLTQGQKVKKGEIVAEMDTRDYKVNLEVYKKKYDAAKAASDNTTFQYNRAEKMYKGGAMSKKNFDMVTAQKKAAISMLKEAEQGVANATNKLKDTQLKAPYDGYISKKFVDAGSVVNAGTPIAVITAEKAPEINISVAGKDIKLLENISEALFIPNDTPDKTYSLTLKEIGKNPEFAKITYPAVFEIKGGDDIRVGSSGKVIVKSNIDDRKEIFIPVTALFENNGSKVYIFENGTAVAKDVKIGNLKNDGTIEILEGLKKDDKVISAGVNNIVDGEKVKLLPEPSKTNVGNIM, translated from the coding sequence ATGAAAAAACTAAATAGTAAGATTTTAATAGTGGCAGCAGCTATGTTGTTAGTAGCTGGATGTGGAAAAAGTGATAAAGTTGAAGAGGTAGTTCGTCCTGTAAAAGTTGTAGTTGCTGGTGGAGAGCAAACTACTGAAGATATTGTATTTTCAGGTATTACAGTGCCTAGTAAAGAAACTATTCTATCCTTTAAAATAGCTGGTCCTGTGGCAAATATCAATTTAACTCAAGGGCAGAAAGTGAAAAAAGGTGAAATTGTAGCTGAAATGGATACACGTGATTACAAGGTTAATCTTGAAGTGTACAAAAAGAAGTATGATGCTGCTAAGGCTGCCAGTGATAATACAACTTTCCAATATAATAGAGCTGAAAAGATGTATAAAGGTGGGGCTATGTCTAAAAAGAATTTTGATATGGTAACTGCTCAAAAGAAAGCTGCTATCTCTATGCTGAAAGAGGCTGAGCAAGGAGTGGCAAATGCTACTAATAAGTTGAAAGATACACAGTTAAAGGCTCCATATGATGGGTATATCTCTAAAAAGTTTGTAGATGCTGGAAGTGTAGTAAATGCAGGAACTCCAATAGCTGTAATCACTGCTGAAAAAGCTCCAGAAATCAATATTAGTGTAGCTGGTAAGGATATTAAACTTTTAGAAAATATCTCTGAAGCTCTTTTTATTCCTAATGATACTCCAGATAAAACTTACTCTTTGACATTGAAAGAGATTGGAAAAAATCCAGAGTTTGCAAAGATAACTTATCCAGCAGTTTTTGAGATAAAAGGTGGAGATGATATTAGAGTTGGAAGTAGTGGAAAGGTTATTGTAAAATCAAACATTGATGATAGAAAAGAGATTTTTATCCCTGTGACTGCTCTATTTGAAAACAATGGCAGCAAAGTATATATATTTGAAAATGGTACAGCAGTTGCCAAAGATGTAAAGATAGGAAATCTTAAAAATGATGGAACTATTGAGATTCTTGAGGGGCTAAAAAAAGATGATAAGGTTATAAGTGCAGGGGTTAATAATATAGTTGATGGAGAAAAGGTTAAACTTCTTCCTGAGCCTAGCAAAACAAATGTTGGAAATATAATGTAG